A region of the Candidatus Paceibacterota bacterium genome:
ATAAAAGAAATAAAAAAAGAAACCAGGGTCATTGCCCCTGGTAAGAGTGATATTGCGTGGCGTTCATTAAAACAGCCTTTAATTTCAGAAAAAGCAACATTTCTTGAAGAACAAGGTAAATATATTTTTAAAGTTTTAGAAAGAACAAATAAGCGAGAAATCAAAAAAGCAATTGAAGATATTTATAGAGCAAAAGTCGATAAAGTAAACATTATGAACACAAAAGGCAAGAAGAGAAGAATAGGTCAAGTCGAAGGAAAAAAACCAGGTTATAAAAAAGCAATTGTGACATTAAAAAAAGGAGATAAAATAGAAGTGGTGCCAAGATAGTTTTTTACTAGATTTAATATATTAAAATCCGTTATTAAAATTTCATGAAAGTAAAAAAACCAACAACCCCGGGCCAGAGAGGAATGATAACTCACGATTATTCTGTTTTGACAAAAAAGAAAAGAGAAAGGAAATTAGTAAAATCCTTAAAAGTAAAAGCTGGGAGAAATAAAAAAGGGAGAATTACTATTCGTCATAGGGGAGGTGGAGAAAAAAGAGCTTATAGAAAAATTGATTTTGGTCAGGAAGCAATGGATATTCCAGCTAAAGTTAAATCTTTAGAATATGATCCAAACAGGTCCGCTTTTATAATGTTGCTTTTATATAAGAATGGCGAGAAGAGATATAGATTATCTCCTGAAAAGATTAAATTGGGAGATGAGGTAATTTGCAAGGAAGATGCACAGGTTAAAACAGGAAACAGATTAAAAATAAAAAATATACCCGTTGGTACTTCGATTTTTAACATAGAAATTATTCCCGGAAAAGGAGGAAAAATTGTAAGAAGCGCAGGTTCTTATGCTCAGATTTTATCAAAAGAAGGGACATATGCTAATGTAGTTTTACCTTCAAAAGAGATAAGAAAAATCCTTCAAGAAAATTATGCTACAGTAGGAATAGTTTCTAATCCCGATCACAAAACAGAAGTTTTAGGAAAGGCCGGTAAGTCAAGGCATAGAGGCAAAAGACCAAAAGTAAGGGGAAGCGCGATGAATCCTGTTGATCATCCTCATGGAGGAGGTGAAGGAAGATCACCAATTGGATTAAAACATCCCAAGACTCCAACTGGAAAGCCTGCTTTTGGAGTAAAAACCAGAAAAAAAGGCAAATTTTCTAACAGGTTTATAATTAGAAAAAGAAAAAGTAAGAAAAAATAATATTTATTAAACAATCATGGCCAGATCACTTAAAAAAGGAGTATATTTAGATGAAAAATTGTTAAAGAAATTAAAAAAAGCCAAAGAAGAGAATAATAAAAAACCAATTAAGACATGGTCAAGGTCTTCAATGATTATTCCTGAGATGGTAGGATTTACTTTTTTGGTTCATAATGGAAAAGAATTTTTATCCGTAGATGTTAGAGAAGAAATGGTAGGCCACAGACTTGGAGAATTTTCTCCTACAACAAAATTTACCAAACATGGCGGAAGAATGGAAAGAGAATTAGCAAAAACAGAAGGACAAGTGAGCGGTACAGAGCCATCAAAAATGAGCCCAACAGAAGGCGAAAAGAAAGAAAAAAACTAAATAGTTAATAATTTACTATGGAAATAAAAGCTTCATTAAGAAATTATAGGATTGCACCAAGGAAAATTAGATTAATTGCAGATTTGATAAGGGGCAAAACATTAGAAGACGCAAAGAGAGAAATAAAATTTTACAAAAAAAGGGGATCTTTGCCTGTTTCAAAGATTTTAGACTCTGCAACAGCGAATGCCAAAAATAATCTTGATTTAAAAAACGAAGAAGTAAAGAAACTTTTTATAAAGAAAATAGTTGTTGAAGAAGGCCCTAAATTAAAAAGATGGCGTCCAGTTTCAAGAGGCAGTGCTAATGAGATTAAAAAAAGAACTAGTCATATTAAGATTATTTTAGCTCCAAAAGAAAATGATAAAAAAAATAAATTAAAAAAATCTTCCAAAAATAATAAATAAGCATTGAATTATGGCACATAAAGTCCATCCAAAAATAATTAGAATAGGAATTACCGAAGAATGGGAATCGGTTTGGTTTTCTTCGCTAAAAAAATATAAAAAAATAATTCAAGAAGATTTAAAAATAAGGGATTTTCTTAAAAAGAAACTGGGCAAGGGAATTATAGAGAAAGTTAAAATAGAAAGAACGGGCAATAAAATTAATATTATAATAAAAACACCAAAGCCAGGAGTTGTTATTGGCAGAGGGGGCGAGGGCGTTGAAATGCTTTCAAAGACAGTCGCAAAAATGATAAAGGAAAAAGAAATTAAGATTGATATTGAGGAAGTGAAAGATCCGTCTTTAAGTGCTTCTATTATTGCTCAGCAGATTGCAATGGATATAGAAAGAAGAGTCCCTTATAGAAGAGCTGCCAAAAGAGCAATAGAAAGGATATTCCAGAGAAGAGAAGTAGAGGGTTTAAAGATAAAAATAAAAGGAAGATTAAATGGTGCCGATATTGCAAGATCAGAAACGTTTAAAGAAGGAAAATTGCCTTTGCAGACATTAAGAAGCGATATAGACTATTCTGAACAAAGAGCTCGTTGTAGTTACGGCACCGTAAGCGTAAAGGTTTGGCTTTACAAAGGCGAGAAAATTTAATATTTTAGTTATTATGTTGCTTTATCCAAAAAGAGTAAAACACAGAAAAATGATGAAAGGCAAGACAAAAGGAATCGCCAATAGAGGTACCGAGATAAACTTTGGAAGTTTTGGCTTAAAAGCAATGGAGCCACATTGGATAAAATCAAACCAGATAGAGGCTTCAAGAAGAGTACTTTTGAGATATTTTAAAGGCAAAGGAAAGATTTGGATAAGAATTTTTCCTGACAAGCCCGTAACTTTTAAAGGAAATGAAGTTGGCATGGGAGGTGGTAAAGGAGGAGTGGATCATTATGTTTATCCGATTAAACCGGGTAGGATTATTTTTGAGGTAGATGGTATTCCTCCGGACGTTGCTAAGGACGCATTAAAACAGGCCGGCAGAAAATTTCCCATCAAAACAAAAGTAATAAGCAACGAATAATTTTTATATAGAAGTTATGAAGATAAAAGAAATCGAGAAAAAACCTGAAAAAGAGAGACAACAGTTATTGCAGGAGAAAAGAGAAAGGCTTCGCCAGATTAACTTTTCTATTGCAACAGGGAAGGTAAAGAACGTAAGAGAAATTAGATTGATCAAAAGGGATATCGCGAGAATATTAACAGTAGTTGATATAAAAAAAGAAAAACAAAATCAAGTCAAAAAATAAATTATTTCTTAATAAATTTATGGCAAAACAAAAATTAAAAGGTAGGGTTGTTTCTGATAAAATGCAAAAAACTGTTGTTGTGGAGATAGAAAGAGCAGTTTACCATCCAAAATACAAAAAAAGATATTTTATTTCAAAAAAATATAAAGCGCATGACGAAGATAATAAATTTAAAGAAGGTGATGAGGTAACTATTGAAGAAACAAGGCCACAGAGCAAAGATAAAAGATGGGTGGTTTTAAAAAACAAAACAAAAAAATGATTCAAGCGGGTACTAAATTGAAAGTAACTGATAATACTGGAGCAAAAATAGTTCAGTGTTTTAAAATACCAAAAGGCACAAGACATCGATATGCACGAATTGGTGATGTTGTTATAGTTTCTGTTAAAGAAGCAGAACCAAGAAAAATAGTAAAAAAGAAAGATATTTTAAGGGCAGTTATCGTACGTCAGAAAAAGCCATATCGTTTAGAAAACGGTTGCTATTTAAAATTTGACGAAAATGCAGTAGTTATTCTTGAGGGAAAAACCAAATCTCCGAAAGGAAATCGTATTTTAGGACCCCTTCCAAGAATTCTTCGCCAAAAGGGTTTTAAGAAAATTACCGAAATGGCAAAAGAATTAGTTTAATTTTTTAAGATATGAAAATCAAAAAAGAGGACAATGTTTTAATAACAGCTGGGAAAGACAGGGGCAGGAAAGGCAAAGTGTTTAAAATTTTTCCAAAACAAAATAAGATTATTGTTGAGGGTTTGAATATTATTAAAAAACATGTAAGGCCAAAGAAAGAAGGAGAAAAAGGGCAAATAGTGGATATGCCAAGACCAATTGATGTCTCAAATGTAAAATTAATATGTCCTAAGTGTAAAAAACCAACGAAAGTGGGGTATAAAATAAAAAAAGATAAAGACAAACAAAAAAAATATAGGTTATGTAAAAAATGTAATGCTGAAATTTTATAAGAATATGTTAAAAGAAAACTATAAAAAAAAGGTAATTCCTGAAATGAAAAAAGATTTTGGCTATAAAAATGATTTATCCATTCCAAGGATAGAAAAAGTGATTATAAACACGGGGATTGGGAAGATCTTAAGTAATATTGATCCTTCAAATAGAAATAAGGTGATTGAGAATATTGTTAGCGAGATGTCTTTAATCGCAGGACAGAAGCCTATTTTAACAGAAAGTAAAAAAGCAGTTGCTGGTTTCAAAACAAGGGAAGGATCGCCAGTTGGACTAAAAGTGACTTTAAGAGGTGAGAGAATGATTGATTTTTTAGATCGTCTGTTTAATATTGTTATTCCGAGAATGAGAGATTTTCGGGGCATTAAAGAAAAATCTATTGACGAAGGTGGTAACCTCACGATAGGAATAAAGGAGCATATAATTTTTCCAGAAATTGCACCAGAAAAAGCAAAAAATATTTTTGGGCTTGAGGTTACTATCGTCATAAATGCTAAAAAAAGAAAAGAAGCCGTTAATCTTTTTAAACTTTTGGAGATCCCGTTGGCTCCAGGAGAAAAAAATAAATTTATTGATTAATTTTCAAAAAAGAGATGCCAAAAAAATCACAAATAGAGAAAACCAAAGCAAAACCAAAGTATAAGACAAGAAAAACCAGAAGATGTTTTAGGTGTGGAAGAAGAAGAGGGTATATAAGAAAATTTGGTTTGTGTAGAATATGTTTTAGGGAATTAGCAAATAAAGGTCTTTTGCCCGGAATTAAAAAATCGTCTTGGTAGTTTGTTAATCTTATTAAAATTATGGATCCAATTGCCGACATGTTAACAAAGATTAGAAATGCTCAAGCCGCTAAGAAAAATACGGTAAGTATTCCTTTTTCTAATTTAAAGTACAACATTTTAAAAGTTTTAGAAAAAGAAGGATTTATTGAAAGCATTAAAAAAAGAGGAAAAAAAACTAATAAAATTATTATTTCTCTTAAATACAATAAAGATGGTAGTCCAAGAATAAATTATTTAAAAAGGGTTTCAAAATCAGGAAGAAGAGTGTATATGAAAAGTAAAAATGTTTATTTTCCAAAATCTGGCTATGGTGTTTTATTATTATCAACACAAAAAGGTATCCTAACCTCAAAAGAAGCGAAGAAGGAAAAAACAGGAGGAGAAGTTCTTTGTGAGGTTTGGTAAAATAAAATTATGAGCAAGGTAGGCAAAAAACAAATCGAAATTTTAGAAGGAATTAAAGTGGATATTAAAGAAGATAAAATTTTAGTTGAGGGACCTAAAGGAAAATTAGAAAGAAATTTTCCCCCCGAGATTTCGATAGAAAAAAAAGAAAATATTTTGAAAGTTTCTTTTAGTGGCCCAAAAGAGAAAAAAGCATATTGGGGGACCTGGAGATCTCATGTATCAAATATGATAAAGGGAGCAAAGGAAGGATTTGAAAAAAAACTGAAGATAGAAGGAGTCGGATGGAGGGCGAGTCTTGAAGGTAAGGATTTAGTTTTGAACGTAGGTTTTTCCCATCCCGTTAAGATTTCTCCTCCTGAAAATGTTTCTTTCTCAATAGAGAAAAATATTATAATTATAAGCGGAGTTGATAAAGAGCTAGTTGGAAACATTGCAGCAAAAATAAGAAAAGTTCGTCCTCCTGAACCATATAAAGGGAAAGGCATTCATTATGAAGATGAAATAGTTAGAAAAAAAGCAGGTAAAAAGGCGGTTGCAACAATGGAATAATTAAATGGGGTTTATGAAAAAAAAACAAAAAGAAAAAGAGATAAAAATCAAGAGAAAAAAAAGAAGACAAATGGCGAAAATAAGAGGCACAAAAGATCGTCCCCGTCTTTCAGTTTTTCGTTCAAACAAGCATATCTTTTCTCAAATAATTGATGACAAAGAAGGAAAAACTTTGGTTGCAGCAAGCGATAAAGAGATTGAAAAGACAAAAAGAGAAAAATCAGAAAGAGCTTTTATGTTGGGAGAACTTATCGCAAAAAAAGCATCAAAAAAAGCAATAAAAAAAGTAGTTTTTGATAGAGGTCGTTATAAATATCACGGAAGGGTGAAAGCATTGGCTGACGGCGCTAGAAAGGCGGGTTTAAAGTTTTAATCTATAAATAAATATATGAATTTTAAAGAAGAAGAATTCGAATCCAGGCTTTTAGACATTGCTCGCGTTACAAGGGTAACAGCAGGTGGGCGAGCTTTTCGTTTTAGAGCAACAATAGCTGTGGGAAATAAAAACGGTAAAGTGGGAGTTGGTGTGGCTAAAGGAAGAGATGTTAGCCAGGCTATAGAAAAGGCTACAAAAAAAGCAAAAAAAGATCTTTTAGATGTTGAAATAGAAAATGAAACAATACCTTTTGATATTACAATAAAATATCAAGGTGCTAAAATTTTATTAAAACCCCAGAAAAAAGGAAGAGGTATTGTTGCTGGTGGGGTTGTGAGGGTGATTTGTGACCTTGCCGGAATAGAGAATGTTACCGGTAAGTTACTTTCAAAGACAAATAATAAAATTAATATTGCAAGAGCCACATTAAAGGCTTTGGAAAAAATTAAAAAAATAAAAAAATCATAATATTATATGCAGCTTCACGAGATTAGACCAATACATAAGTTAAAACAAAAAAAGAGAGTAGGTCGTGGAGGAAAAAAAGGGACATATTGCGGAAGAGGTGTTAAAGGCCAAAAGGCCAGGGCAGGGGCAAAAATAAGGCCAGAGCTTCGAGATTTGGTAAAAAAGATTCCAAAACTAAGAGGTTATAAATTCAAATATCCGAAAAAAAATAAAAGTGATAAAGGAAAGGCAAAAAGAAATTCGGCAAAAAATGTTTTAAAATTTAAACCCAAAAACACCAGAAATAAAAGTAAAAGAAGCGTTTTACGAAGGCAAACACCGAAAAAATAAAAATTTATGTGGACTAAAAAATTTCTTGAGATTTTCAAACATAAAGATCTACGAAAAAAGATTTTATTTGTTTTTGTAATGATGGTAATATTCCGCGCAGCAGCAAGTATTCCAATCCCGGGTATTGATGCTGCAAGGCTATCTGCATTTTTTAGCAGAAATCAGTTTTTTGGTTTAATGAACATTTTTACTGGTGGAGCCCTTGAAAGACTTTCTGTAGTAATGCTTGGTATAGGACCCTATATTACAGCGATTATTATAATGCAGCTTTTAACTTTAGTTTTTCCTCGTCTTGAAGAATTATATAAGGAAGAAGGAGAAGAGGGCCAAAGGAAATTTAATCAATATGCTCGTATTTTAACAGTGCCCTTGGCGATACTCCAGAGCTTTGCTATGTTGAAAGTTCTTCAAGGCCAGAAAGTTATTGTGGGCTTTACAACTTTTCATCTTATCACCTCTATTATTACAATTACCGCAGGCGCTATGTTTTTGATGTGGATCGGAGAGTTAATTACAGAAAAGGGAATTGGTAATGGCATATCGCTTTTGATTTTCGCTGGTATTATATCAGGAGTCCCCGCATCTATAAGACAATCTGCAATAACTTGGGATCCATCGCAATTACCTGCTTGGTTAGCGTTTATAGCTGTTGCACTTATTATCATGGTAGGTGTTGTGATAATAAATGAAGCCCGAAGAAATGTTCCTGTGTCTTATGCAAAAAGAGTGAGGGGACATAAAATGTATGGTGGTGTCCAAACATATCTTCCAATGATGGTAAATCCAGCGGGAGTCATGCCAATTATTTTTGCAATGTCGATTATGCTTATTCCTGGTATGCTTGGCTCTGCCTTTAAAGGTAGCTCCATCACATTTCTTGCCACGGTAGCGAATTTTTTAAACAATTTATTCCAGCGACAATTAGTTTATGGATTAAGTTATTTCATTCTTGTTGTGCTTTTCACTTATTTCTATACAGCAGTTACTTTTGATCCTAATAATGTTTCAGAAAATTTACAGAAAATGGGAGGATTTATTCCGGGAATAAGACCGGGCGAGAATACAGCGAATTTTCTACGCCATATTTTAAACAGGGTTTTGTTTGTTGGCGCGATATTTCTAGGTATTATTGCTGTTATGCCATCAGTTGTTCAGGGATTGACTGGTATTTCTACTTTTGGATTTGTGTTGGGAGGTACTTCGCTTCTAATTATTGTAGCTGTGGTTCTTGAAACTATGGCTCAGATTAAAGGTGAGCTTGAAATGAGAAGTTATGAGTAATCTTAAATAATATGAAGATAATAAATTTAATTGGTCCACCCGGTTCCGGGAAAGGAACCCAAGCTAAGTTATTAGCTGATAAATTTTTTTTAGAATATGTCGGTAGTGGGGATGTTTTAAGAAAACGTCAAAAAGTAAATGATTTTACCGGAAAGAAGCTTAAAGAGACGATGAATAAAGGCGAATTAGTCCCAAGTTTTGTTGTTATAAAGATTCTGGGAGATAAGCTAGAGAAGCTTAAAAAGAAAAAAAATATTAAGGGTTTTGTTTTAGATGGTTGGACGAGAACAATTTATGAGTCTATTTTAATGGATGAATCTTTAGAGTGGTATGCTTGGGCAGATAAAGTAAAATTTGTTTTGATTAAAATTTCTAACAAGGAATCATTTAATCGTCTTACGAAAAGAAGACAATGTAAAAAATGCGGTAATCTTATTCCTTGGCTGGGAGAGTTTAAAAGAATTAAAAAATGCGATAAATGTGGGGGAGAGCTTATTGTAAGATCGGATGACGAAATTAAAGGTATTAAAAAAAGGCTTGAAGAATATAATAAAGAGACCGCACAAGCGATTAGATACTACAAAAAACAGAAAAGACTAATTGAGGTTAATGGTGAACAATCTATCGAGAGAGTTTTTGATGAGATGGTTGGGAAACTTTCAGTTCGAGATTGATTAGCTACGGGCTGAAAATTTTAATTTATGGTTTCAATAAAAACAAGTCAGGAAATTTCTTTAATAAGAGAAGGCGGGAAAATTTTATCAGAAATAATAAAATTACTTAAAAAAGAATCGAAAGTCGGGATAAAGACTAAAGATCTTGAAAAAAAAGCGGGAGAACTCATTAAAAAAAGAGGCGTAAAACCATCTTTTTTAAATTTTGAAGGATATCCTGCTGTTCTTTGTTCATCGATAAATGAAGAGATTGTACATGCTATACCTTCAGAAAGAATCTTAAGAAATGGAGATATTTTATCCCTAGACCTAGGTATTTATTTTAAAGGATATCATTCGGATATGGCAGTTACAGTTCCAATAGGTGAAGTTCTTCCAGAAAAAAGGAGATTAATTTGGGTAACGAAAAAAACTTTAAAATTAGCAATTAAAAAATCAAGAATAGGCAATACTTTCGGAGATATTGGAAATACTATCCAGAGGTATGTTGAAGGGCAAGGATTTAATGTTGTACGGGATCTCTGTGGGCATGGGATTGGGAAAAGATTACATGAACCACCGCAGGTTTTAAACTTTGGGAAAAGACATAGGGGCGAGAAAATTAAAGAAGGAATGGTTTTCTGTATAGAACCAATGATTACTATGGGAGATTGGAAGATAAAGAAATCAAAAGATGGTTATGGATATGAAACAAAAGATGGTTCTTTATCCTGCCATTTTGAACATACGATCGCCATTACAAAAGAAGGCCCGATAGTTTTAACAGAATAAAAATATATGGATTCATTTGTTTCAGAAGAAGTATTAGAAAAATTAAAATCAGATCTAGAAAAGCTTAAATCTCAAAGAAAGGAGATAGCAGAACGCTTAAAAAAAAGTGCAGGTTTTGGTGATCTTACTGAAAATTCAGAATACCAGCAAGCTAGAGAAGATAAAGAAATACTTGAAACAAAAATAATGGAACTTGAGAAAAAAATAAAGAACGTCCAAGTTAAAAAGAAGCTGGATTCTAATGATAAAGTTTCTTTTTATTCCAAGGTTAGAGTAAAAAATAATAATGATTTTTTAGAACTTACATTGGTTTCTCCCGAGGACGCTAATTTTAAAGAAGGAAAAGTTTCTTATGAGTCGCCTCTTGGTCAAGGCCTTTTAGGAAAAGAAAAAGGTGATAAAATAAAAATAATAACACCAGAAGGTAATAAAGAATACGAGATATTATTTATTGATTAACTTTTTAATATATGTCTCTTGAAAATATAAAAAAAGATAGGGCCAAAAAATTAAAAAAAATTAAAGATGCAGGTATAAATCCCTACCCTTCTTTTTTTAAAAAAAACCAAAGAATAAAAGATGTTATTTCTCCATTCAAAAAGGGAAGGAAAGTGATTTTAGCTGGCAGGATTATAACGATAAGAAGACATGGTGGTTCTTTATTTTTAGATTTAGAAGATGGGACTGGTAGAATTCAGGCATTCTTGAAAAAAGATAAGCTTGGTGAAAATTATAATTTTTTTATTGAAAATATTGACAGTGGAGACTTTATTTTATTTGAAGGGAAAATGTTTTTAACAAAGAAGGGCGAGAAGACGATAGAAGTTTTTAAATACGAAATTTTAGCAAAGTCACTTCTTCCTTTGCCTGAAAAATGGCATGGTATTCAGGATATTGAAGAGAGATTTAGAAAAAGATATCTTGATCTTTTAATGTCGTCTGAAACAAAAGAAATCTTTGTTTTAAGGTCTAAAATCGTTTCTGAAATCAGAAAAATTTTAGAAGAAGAAGGGTTTT
Encoded here:
- the rplW gene encoding 50S ribosomal protein L23, which produces MAWRSLKQPLISEKATFLEEQGKYIFKVLERTNKREIKKAIEDIYRAKVDKVNIMNTKGKKRRIGQVEGKKPGYKKAIVTLKKGDKIEVVPR
- the rplB gene encoding 50S ribosomal protein L2 codes for the protein MKVKKPTTPGQRGMITHDYSVLTKKKRERKLVKSLKVKAGRNKKGRITIRHRGGGEKRAYRKIDFGQEAMDIPAKVKSLEYDPNRSAFIMLLLYKNGEKRYRLSPEKIKLGDEVICKEDAQVKTGNRLKIKNIPVGTSIFNIEIIPGKGGKIVRSAGSYAQILSKEGTYANVVLPSKEIRKILQENYATVGIVSNPDHKTEVLGKAGKSRHRGKRPKVRGSAMNPVDHPHGGGEGRSPIGLKHPKTPTGKPAFGVKTRKKGKFSNRFIIRKRKSKKK
- the rpsS gene encoding 30S ribosomal protein S19; its protein translation is MARSLKKGVYLDEKLLKKLKKAKEENNKKPIKTWSRSSMIIPEMVGFTFLVHNGKEFLSVDVREEMVGHRLGEFSPTTKFTKHGGRMERELAKTEGQVSGTEPSKMSPTEGEKKEKN
- the rplV gene encoding 50S ribosomal protein L22; this encodes MEIKASLRNYRIAPRKIRLIADLIRGKTLEDAKREIKFYKKRGSLPVSKILDSATANAKNNLDLKNEEVKKLFIKKIVVEEGPKLKRWRPVSRGSANEIKKRTSHIKIILAPKENDKKNKLKKSSKNNK
- the rpsC gene encoding 30S ribosomal protein S3 translates to MAHKVHPKIIRIGITEEWESVWFSSLKKYKKIIQEDLKIRDFLKKKLGKGIIEKVKIERTGNKINIIIKTPKPGVVIGRGGEGVEMLSKTVAKMIKEKEIKIDIEEVKDPSLSASIIAQQIAMDIERRVPYRRAAKRAIERIFQRREVEGLKIKIKGRLNGADIARSETFKEGKLPLQTLRSDIDYSEQRARCSYGTVSVKVWLYKGEKI
- the rplP gene encoding 50S ribosomal protein L16 is translated as MLYPKRVKHRKMMKGKTKGIANRGTEINFGSFGLKAMEPHWIKSNQIEASRRVLLRYFKGKGKIWIRIFPDKPVTFKGNEVGMGGGKGGVDHYVYPIKPGRIIFEVDGIPPDVAKDALKQAGRKFPIKTKVISNE
- the rpmC gene encoding 50S ribosomal protein L29, whose amino-acid sequence is MKIKEIEKKPEKERQQLLQEKRERLRQINFSIATGKVKNVREIRLIKRDIARILTVVDIKKEKQNQVKK
- the rpsQ gene encoding 30S ribosomal protein S17, whose protein sequence is MAKQKLKGRVVSDKMQKTVVVEIERAVYHPKYKKRYFISKKYKAHDEDNKFKEGDEVTIEETRPQSKDKRWVVLKNKTKK
- the rplN gene encoding 50S ribosomal protein L14; protein product: MIQAGTKLKVTDNTGAKIVQCFKIPKGTRHRYARIGDVVIVSVKEAEPRKIVKKKDILRAVIVRQKKPYRLENGCYLKFDENAVVILEGKTKSPKGNRILGPLPRILRQKGFKKITEMAKELV
- the rplX gene encoding 50S ribosomal protein L24; translation: MKIKKEDNVLITAGKDRGRKGKVFKIFPKQNKIIVEGLNIIKKHVRPKKEGEKGQIVDMPRPIDVSNVKLICPKCKKPTKVGYKIKKDKDKQKKYRLCKKCNAEIL
- the rplE gene encoding 50S ribosomal protein L5; protein product: MLKENYKKKVIPEMKKDFGYKNDLSIPRIEKVIINTGIGKILSNIDPSNRNKVIENIVSEMSLIAGQKPILTESKKAVAGFKTREGSPVGLKVTLRGERMIDFLDRLFNIVIPRMRDFRGIKEKSIDEGGNLTIGIKEHIIFPEIAPEKAKNIFGLEVTIVINAKKRKEAVNLFKLLEIPLAPGEKNKFID
- a CDS encoding type Z 30S ribosomal protein S14; translated protein: MPKKSQIEKTKAKPKYKTRKTRRCFRCGRRRGYIRKFGLCRICFRELANKGLLPGIKKSSW
- the rpsH gene encoding 30S ribosomal protein S8, with amino-acid sequence MKIMDPIADMLTKIRNAQAAKKNTVSIPFSNLKYNILKVLEKEGFIESIKKRGKKTNKIIISLKYNKDGSPRINYLKRVSKSGRRVYMKSKNVYFPKSGYGVLLLSTQKGILTSKEAKKEKTGGEVLCEVW
- the rplF gene encoding 50S ribosomal protein L6, with the protein product MSKVGKKQIEILEGIKVDIKEDKILVEGPKGKLERNFPPEISIEKKENILKVSFSGPKEKKAYWGTWRSHVSNMIKGAKEGFEKKLKIEGVGWRASLEGKDLVLNVGFSHPVKISPPENVSFSIEKNIIIISGVDKELVGNIAAKIRKVRPPEPYKGKGIHYEDEIVRKKAGKKAVATME
- the rplR gene encoding 50S ribosomal protein L18, which encodes MKKKQKEKEIKIKRKKRRQMAKIRGTKDRPRLSVFRSNKHIFSQIIDDKEGKTLVAASDKEIEKTKREKSERAFMLGELIAKKASKKAIKKVVFDRGRYKYHGRVKALADGARKAGLKF
- a CDS encoding 30S ribosomal protein S5 gives rise to the protein MNFKEEEFESRLLDIARVTRVTAGGRAFRFRATIAVGNKNGKVGVGVAKGRDVSQAIEKATKKAKKDLLDVEIENETIPFDITIKYQGAKILLKPQKKGRGIVAGGVVRVICDLAGIENVTGKLLSKTNNKINIARATLKALEKIKKIKKS
- the secY gene encoding preprotein translocase subunit SecY codes for the protein MWTKKFLEIFKHKDLRKKILFVFVMMVIFRAAASIPIPGIDAARLSAFFSRNQFFGLMNIFTGGALERLSVVMLGIGPYITAIIIMQLLTLVFPRLEELYKEEGEEGQRKFNQYARILTVPLAILQSFAMLKVLQGQKVIVGFTTFHLITSIITITAGAMFLMWIGELITEKGIGNGISLLIFAGIISGVPASIRQSAITWDPSQLPAWLAFIAVALIIMVGVVIINEARRNVPVSYAKRVRGHKMYGGVQTYLPMMVNPAGVMPIIFAMSIMLIPGMLGSAFKGSSITFLATVANFLNNLFQRQLVYGLSYFILVVLFTYFYTAVTFDPNNVSENLQKMGGFIPGIRPGENTANFLRHILNRVLFVGAIFLGIIAVMPSVVQGLTGISTFGFVLGGTSLLIIVAVVLETMAQIKGELEMRSYE
- a CDS encoding nucleoside monophosphate kinase — encoded protein: MKIINLIGPPGSGKGTQAKLLADKFFLEYVGSGDVLRKRQKVNDFTGKKLKETMNKGELVPSFVVIKILGDKLEKLKKKKNIKGFVLDGWTRTIYESILMDESLEWYAWADKVKFVLIKISNKESFNRLTKRRQCKKCGNLIPWLGEFKRIKKCDKCGGELIVRSDDEIKGIKKRLEEYNKETAQAIRYYKKQKRLIEVNGEQSIERVFDEMVGKLSVRD
- the map gene encoding type I methionyl aminopeptidase, coding for MVSIKTSQEISLIREGGKILSEIIKLLKKESKVGIKTKDLEKKAGELIKKRGVKPSFLNFEGYPAVLCSSINEEIVHAIPSERILRNGDILSLDLGIYFKGYHSDMAVTVPIGEVLPEKRRLIWVTKKTLKLAIKKSRIGNTFGDIGNTIQRYVEGQGFNVVRDLCGHGIGKRLHEPPQVLNFGKRHRGEKIKEGMVFCIEPMITMGDWKIKKSKDGYGYETKDGSLSCHFEHTIAITKEGPIVLTE
- a CDS encoding GreA/GreB family elongation factor is translated as MDSFVSEEVLEKLKSDLEKLKSQRKEIAERLKKSAGFGDLTENSEYQQAREDKEILETKIMELEKKIKNVQVKKKLDSNDKVSFYSKVRVKNNNDFLELTLVSPEDANFKEGKVSYESPLGQGLLGKEKGDKIKIITPEGNKEYEILFID